A single region of the Fenollaria sporofastidiosus genome encodes:
- a CDS encoding GNAT family N-acetyltransferase, with protein MEVIGKRIKLRPFAKSDIDDYIRWNTIEIEWMEWDAPWEENDFNIEEYREFSLLKLEKNSPISIYSSREIEIIDTGEHIGRINSYNIDENYEYTKESKNLTIGIDIYNPKNRKQGYGAEAWSLYIDWLLENGKEDIYTQTWSENYPVLGLFRKLGFELIHTDKAYQKFKGKYVDGLTFKLNAEKFKVAFQKWKNDSSE; from the coding sequence ATGGAAGTAATAGGTAAAAGAATTAAATTAAGACCTTTTGCTAAAAGTGATATAGATGACTATATAAGATGGAATACTATAGAAATTGAGTGGATGGAGTGGGATGCTCCATGGGAAGAAAATGATTTTAATATCGAAGAATATAGAGAGTTTTCCTTATTGAAGCTAGAAAAGAACAGCCCAATATCTATATATAGTTCTAGAGAAATTGAAATCATAGATACTGGAGAACATATAGGTAGGATTAACTCGTATAATATTGACGAAAATTATGAATATACTAAAGAGAGTAAAAATCTAACAATTGGTATCGATATCTATAATCCAAAAAATCGCAAGCAGGGTTATGGGGCAGAAGCTTGGTCATTGTATATAGATTGGCTTTTGGAGAACGGCAAAGAAGATATTTATACTCAAACATGGTCTGAAAACTATCCGGTACTGGGCTTATTTAGAAAGTTAGGTTTTGAGCTGATACACACAGACAAAGCTTATCAAAAGTTTAAAGGTAAGTATGTAGATGGTCTTACTTTTAAATTAAATGCTGAGAAATTCAAAGTAGCATTTCAAAAGTGGAAGAATGATAGTTCTGAATGA
- a CDS encoding lantibiotic protection ABC transporter ATP-binding protein, with protein MEKLILETKNLTKTFGKQKAVDSISLKIKENSIYGLLGPNGAGKSTTLKMITGMIHKTSGEIFFEGHQWSRDDLSDIGALIEMPALYENLSARENLKVRTLLLGLPDSRIDEVLGIVSLKDTGKKKSGQFSLGMKQRLGIAIALLNNPKLLILDEPTNGLDPLGIQELRDLIRSFPNKGITVILSSHILAEVEQTADHIGIINNGKLQYQNIINHDDNLEELFMNVIKSGIGV; from the coding sequence ATGGAAAAATTGATATTAGAAACGAAAAATCTTACTAAAACTTTTGGTAAACAAAAAGCAGTGGATAGTATTTCTTTAAAAATAAAAGAAAATTCTATATATGGATTGCTTGGACCTAATGGGGCTGGTAAATCGACTACATTGAAGATGATTACCGGAATGATTCATAAAACATCTGGAGAAATCTTTTTTGAAGGTCACCAGTGGAGTCGTGACGATTTATCAGATATTGGTGCGTTGATAGAAATGCCTGCCTTGTATGAGAACTTATCAGCTAGGGAAAATTTAAAAGTTAGGACACTCCTACTAGGATTACCCGATTCTAGGATTGATGAAGTTTTGGGAATAGTAAGTTTAAAAGATACTGGTAAAAAGAAAAGTGGTCAGTTTTCTTTAGGCATGAAACAAAGGCTAGGTATCGCCATTGCCTTATTAAATAATCCTAAGCTTTTGATTTTAGATGAGCCAACTAACGGACTTGATCCACTTGGAATTCAAGAATTGCGTGATTTAATAAGAAGCTTCCCAAATAAAGGAATAACTGTAATTTTGTCTAGTCACATTTTAGCAGAAGTTGAACAAACTGCTGATCATATTGGGATTATTAATAATGGAAAATTGCAATACCAAAACATTATTAATCATGATGACAATTTAGAAGAACTTTTTATGAATGTTATAAAAAGTGGGATAGGAGTGTAA
- a CDS encoding lantibiotic immunity ABC transporter MutE/EpiE family permease subunit: MIFYILAENLKHKGTFLKKLVVLMPISLILLSLFLMPSYFTTNSYNWWYVIIMPATFALIPAMMHRKESRKLNYRAVFPLNINLKKLWVSKIITAFIYMSIAAIIHMLGVYIFQFLIGEQLTPNYGFSTLLFASSLLIIANIWQIPFCFFLAKKFGFIASIIINAVLGLGLGILLSDGAFWIYCPYSWGIRLMIPVMHILPSGVLTEVSNPIISSTSLYIPCVLSVCLFTLLTIISANWFSKQEVK; this comes from the coding sequence ATGATATTTTATATTCTTGCTGAAAATTTAAAACATAAGGGCACTTTCTTGAAGAAGTTAGTAGTTCTTATGCCAATATCTTTAATCTTATTGTCCTTATTTCTTATGCCCAGCTACTTTACTACCAATTCCTATAACTGGTGGTATGTAATAATAATGCCAGCAACTTTTGCCTTAATACCAGCAATGATGCATAGAAAAGAAAGTAGAAAATTAAACTACAGAGCAGTTTTCCCTCTAAATATTAATCTCAAAAAGTTATGGGTTTCAAAAATAATTACAGCATTTATTTATATGAGTATTGCTGCTATAATTCATATGCTAGGAGTGTATATTTTTCAATTTTTAATTGGAGAGCAATTAACACCTAACTATGGATTTTCAACATTACTATTTGCTAGTTCCTTACTAATAATAGCCAATATTTGGCAAATCCCATTTTGCTTTTTCTTGGCAAAAAAATTTGGATTTATTGCAAGTATTATAATTAATGCAGTATTAGGGTTAGGATTAGGAATCTTGTTGTCAGACGGTGCTTTTTGGATTTATTGTCCATATTCTTGGGGAATTAGATTAATGATTCCTGTTATGCATATTTTACCAAGTGGTGTTTTGACGGAAGTATCAAATCCAATAATATCAAGTACATCATTATATATTCCTTGTGTTTTATCTGTATGTCTATTTACATTACTTACAATAATAAGTGCAAATTGGTTTTCAAAGCAAGAGGTGAAATAA
- a CDS encoding lantibiotic immunity ABC transporter MutG family permease subunit yields the protein MINIIKSEIYKIKHTWLPWIHIILPIAYSSLFYVASKTTGLKNFEESDIIQTYFILLGAVIPIILSFITSKVVDMEISAGKFQMLLSTTKSRTRAYIGKLIVLELGFIISLTLAIIIFAILSGYQNILDWVIEFFLIVISSFSLYMIHLWVSIILSSGASIGLGFLETMINLLSITVIGDSIWYFLPCTWASRLPAMYITMSKVSDWSYFYKELRLWSFVALFIILILFVCSLVWFNKWDGKSVSE from the coding sequence ATGATAAACATAATAAAATCCGAAATATATAAAATCAAACACACCTGGCTTCCTTGGATTCACATAATCTTACCTATAGCCTATTCTTCATTATTCTATGTGGCATCAAAAACTACTGGATTAAAAAATTTTGAAGAGAGTGATATAATACAAACTTATTTTATACTTTTAGGAGCAGTAATCCCAATAATATTAAGTTTTATTACTTCAAAAGTTGTTGATATGGAAATAAGTGCTGGAAAATTTCAAATGCTTTTATCTACTACAAAATCTAGAACTAGAGCCTATATAGGAAAACTTATTGTATTAGAATTGGGATTTATTATTTCTCTGACTTTAGCGATTATAATTTTTGCAATATTGTCGGGATATCAAAATATCTTAGATTGGGTTATTGAATTTTTCTTAATTGTTATTAGCAGCTTTTCTCTATACATGATTCATCTTTGGGTATCAATCATATTAAGTAGCGGTGCATCTATTGGATTGGGTTTTCTAGAAACAATGATTAATTTACTTTCAATAACTGTCATTGGTGATAGTATTTGGTATTTTTTACCTTGTACCTGGGCATCTAGACTTCCAGCTATGTATATTACTATGAGCAAGGTTTCGGATTGGTCTTATTTTTACAAAGAGTTGAGACTGTGGAGTTTTGTAGCTTTGTTTATTATATTAATCCTATTTGTTTGCTCATTAGTTTGGTTTAATAAGTGGGATGGAAAATCTGTTAGCGAATAG
- a CDS encoding NisI/SpaI family lantibiotic immunity lipoprotein → MKNKHKLLVIAIIFVSCFCLSSCRNLRYKMDQYSSDKESCILNDEDVRQFYYKNKSYTILDEDSSNEDINKWIGVIRKLVAVDDGGKIIKQVDATNLGINSLDNFAKDLNNDIHVLQFFDVYTNDKAKDTLTVEVNGSNYKAVPTNNINNETKIFDFKEHSREQNSEFQINPKNATQLFYDGATYQVTDQVVSEDDLEDFIGIIAKDVVFDRDTKNIIIKENLGEIDWLGKNKSKRETRFYLDVYKISEIDIDDGFAVKVNDQYLKAKSK, encoded by the coding sequence ATGAAAAATAAACATAAATTATTAGTCATTGCGATAATCTTTGTTTCTTGTTTCTGTCTTTCTTCTTGCAGAAATCTTAGATATAAAATGGATCAATATTCTAGTGATAAAGAATCTTGTATTTTGAACGATGAAGATGTAAGACAATTTTATTATAAAAATAAGTCCTACACCATTCTTGATGAAGATTCTTCAAATGAAGATATAAATAAATGGATTGGAGTTATTAGAAAACTAGTTGCAGTTGATGATGGAGGTAAAATAATTAAACAAGTTGATGCCACCAATTTAGGCATAAATAGTCTAGACAACTTTGCAAAAGATCTAAATAATGATATTCATGTCCTTCAATTCTTTGATGTATATACAAATGATAAAGCTAAAGACACATTAACCGTAGAAGTAAATGGTAGCAATTACAAAGCAGTTCCTACAAATAATATAAATAATGAGACAAAGATTTTTGATTTTAAGGAACATTCGAGAGAACAAAATTCAGAATTTCAAATAAACCCCAAAAATGCTACTCAGTTATTTTATGATGGAGCAACCTATCAAGTTACTGATCAGGTTGTCTCAGAAGATGATTTGGAAGATTTTATAGGTATTATTGCCAAAGATGTTGTATTTGATAGAGATACTAAAAATATAATTATAAAAGAAAACTTAGGTGAAATTGACTGGCTAGGTAAAAATAAGTCTAAACGTGAAACACGGTTTTATTTAGATGTTTACAAAATTTCCGAAATAGATATTGATGATGGATTTGCAGTAAAAGTAAATGACCAATATCTAAAAGCAAAATCCAAGTAA
- a CDS encoding response regulator transcription factor translates to MSLILAVDDELDMLDLIKNILKKNNHKVDVYQNPKDIDNSKLSKYDLILLDVMMPDVDGISFCKEIRNKVDCPILFLTAKTMEEDIVEGLLIGGDDYITKPFGAAELVARIEAHLRREKRERHTSLNLGEIRFDLSSNEVFVAEKKVYLTKSEYQISELLAKRKGQVFSRDQIYELVFGFDGIGDASAISEHIKNIRAKFQKYGKNPIETVWGIGYKWN, encoded by the coding sequence ATGTCTTTAATTCTTGCAGTTGATGACGAGTTAGATATGCTTGATCTAATAAAAAACATTTTAAAAAAGAACAACCATAAGGTCGATGTATATCAAAACCCTAAAGATATTGATAATAGTAAACTTAGTAAATATGATTTGATTTTACTTGATGTGATGATGCCAGATGTTGATGGAATTAGTTTTTGCAAAGAAATTCGCAATAAAGTAGACTGCCCTATTCTTTTTTTAACAGCAAAAACTATGGAAGAAGATATCGTCGAGGGATTATTAATTGGTGGAGATGATTACATCACAAAACCATTTGGAGCAGCAGAACTAGTAGCTCGTATCGAAGCCCATTTAAGACGAGAAAAAAGAGAACGCCACACCAGTTTAAATCTTGGTGAAATTCGATTTGATTTATCTTCCAATGAAGTGTTTGTAGCGGAGAAAAAAGTTTATTTGACAAAATCTGAGTATCAAATTTCAGAATTACTAGCAAAAAGAAAAGGACAAGTATTTTCAAGGGATCAAATATACGAGCTTGTCTTTGGATTTGATGGTATAGGAGATGCATCTGCAATATCAGAACATATTAAAAATATTAGGGCAAAGTTTCAAAAATATGGGAAAAATCCAATTGAAACAGTATGGGGGATCGGATATAAATGGAATTAA
- a CDS encoding sensor histidine kinase, with protein sequence MELKSKGQSLKNILFKYLLSIALGLVISVGLIIAFISASYQFKWIFPANYTENLILEKRTDIATSKNFEKSSLPDNTSYLFLSKDDKVIETNMNKNIQDVAFNYHKGSGNSNANLSFMEIKRLDGYVLVAYELKPYYKSSWMQKNLPQVNNLFLSSLIIFCLISIITITLIWAKKISNELNPLLVASEEIRKQNLDFQVKKSNIQEFNAILESLEKIKLGLSESLRTNWREEEKKRNQISALSHDIKTPVSIIKGNSELLGETNLTEEQQTYLNYIRKNTSRIDKYIETLMLVNKSKQANELNFLEIRTEKFVENIEKLATEFTSTYKLNLLEDISYKNDFLIVDLKNFERAFLNILSNAEENSPKNSTIKLLISSKNDKLQISILDQGHGFTGEDLLYATDQFYQGDKSRHSKENYGIGLFVAEQIIKMHGGSLILDNRTDECGAKVSILLPVKKT encoded by the coding sequence ATGGAATTAAAATCAAAAGGTCAATCTCTTAAAAATATTCTTTTTAAATATTTGTTAAGTATTGCACTAGGACTAGTAATCTCAGTTGGATTAATAATAGCTTTTATATCTGCTTCTTACCAATTTAAATGGATATTTCCTGCAAACTATACTGAGAATTTAATTCTTGAAAAAAGAACAGATATTGCCACTTCAAAAAATTTCGAAAAATCATCACTTCCAGACAATACATCTTATCTATTTCTATCAAAAGACGATAAAGTTATAGAAACAAATATGAATAAGAATATCCAAGATGTAGCTTTTAACTATCATAAGGGATCTGGTAATTCCAATGCCAATTTATCCTTTATGGAAATAAAAAGATTAGATGGATATGTACTTGTAGCTTATGAACTAAAGCCCTATTATAAAAGTTCTTGGATGCAAAAAAATCTACCACAAGTAAATAATTTATTTCTAAGCTCACTTATAATATTTTGTCTTATTAGTATTATTACTATCACATTAATTTGGGCAAAGAAAATATCAAATGAATTAAATCCATTACTAGTTGCTTCAGAAGAAATCAGGAAACAAAACTTAGACTTCCAAGTTAAAAAGTCTAATATTCAAGAATTTAATGCCATATTAGAAAGTTTAGAAAAAATAAAGTTAGGGTTAAGTGAATCTTTAAGAACAAATTGGAGAGAGGAAGAGAAAAAAAGAAATCAGATTTCAGCATTAAGCCATGATATAAAAACTCCAGTTTCAATTATAAAGGGAAACTCAGAATTATTAGGAGAAACAAACCTAACAGAAGAACAGCAAACATATCTAAATTATATTAGAAAAAACACAAGCCGTATTGATAAATATATCGAAACTTTAATGCTTGTTAATAAATCTAAGCAAGCAAATGAATTAAATTTTCTTGAAATTAGGACAGAAAAATTTGTAGAAAATATTGAAAAACTAGCTACAGAATTCACATCAACTTACAAGTTAAATCTTTTAGAAGATATTAGTTATAAGAATGATTTTTTAATAGTAGATTTGAAAAATTTTGAACGAGCCTTTCTAAATATTCTTAGTAATGCAGAAGAAAACAGTCCTAAAAACTCAACCATTAAGCTACTTATAAGTTCCAAGAATGATAAGCTTCAAATATCAATACTTGATCAAGGACATGGATTTACAGGTGAAGACCTATTATATGCAACAGATCAATTCTATCAAGGAGACAAAAGTAGGCATTCAAAAGAAAACTATGGTATAGGCTTATTTGTTGCAGAACAAATTATTAAGATGCATGGAGGAAGTCTTATTTTAGACAATAGAACTGATGAATGTGGCGCTAAAGTCAGCATACTATTGCCAGTAAAGAAAACTTAG
- a CDS encoding Panacea domain-containing protein, whose product MKTKLRNVLLYIVKNYPYGDDLTKTRITKLVYLIDWEYTKKYGKQMTEISWYFDHYGPYVSDVLDEADEDKTVSIQSTFSNFGTIKYIVRPKHDKELIHYDGLDVNEIEVINEVFENTKMLSWNQFINYVYDTPPIKESRKYSYLDLTKFI is encoded by the coding sequence ATGAAAACTAAATTAAGAAATGTTTTACTATATATTGTTAAGAATTATCCTTACGGAGATGATTTAACAAAAACGAGAATAACCAAATTAGTCTATTTAATAGATTGGGAATATACAAAAAAATATGGGAAGCAAATGACGGAAATTTCATGGTATTTCGATCATTATGGTCCATACGTATCCGATGTGCTTGATGAGGCTGATGAAGATAAGACAGTTAGTATTCAAAGTACATTTTCAAATTTTGGTACTATTAAATATATAGTAAGACCTAAACATGATAAAGAATTAATACACTATGACGGCTTAGATGTTAACGAAATTGAAGTTATAAATGAAGTATTTGAAAACACAAAGATGTTATCATGGAATCAATTCATTAATTATGTATATGATACTCCACCTATAAAAGAAAGTAGAAAGTATAGCTATTTAGATTTAACAAAATTTATTTAA
- a CDS encoding DNA cytosine methyltransferase, with the protein MRDSFFIYLKELEKLGYKRKFKSLNAMEFGIPQKRARIFVVSRLGVNNFSFNELEGKETIQLSEFLAKDVSGLYTMTQPYMLKFLNKGIDNSFRGRLKVIKDFSYTISTKQMRVPNSGIIDIGNGRYRYLTERECLRLMGFDDSDIDKLEEIHPRRKNCTSSKLYKQAGNSIAVDILMAIINRMIAYK; encoded by the coding sequence ATGAGGGACTCCTTTTTTATTTATCTAAAGGAGTTAGAAAAACTTGGATATAAAAGAAAATTTAAAAGCTTAAATGCAATGGAATTTGGAATACCTCAAAAAAGGGCGAGGATATTTGTTGTTTCACGTCTTGGAGTAAATAACTTTTCTTTTAATGAATTGGAGGGAAAAGAAACTATACAACTAAGTGAATTTTTAGCAAAAGATGTAAGTGGACTTTACACAATGACTCAACCTTATATGCTGAAATTTTTAAATAAAGGAATAGATAACAGTTTTAGGGGGCGACTAAAAGTGATTAAAGATTTTTCTTATACTATTTCTACAAAACAGATGAGAGTACCTAATTCTGGAATAATAGATATTGGAAATGGTAGGTATAGGTATTTAACAGAAAGAGAATGTTTAAGACTAATGGGTTTTGATGATAGTGATATAGACAAATTAGAGGAAATACATCCAAGAAGAAAAAATTGTACTTCAAGCAAACTGTATAAGCAGGCCGGAAATTCTATTGCGGTTGATATTTTAATGGCAATTATTAATCGAATGATAGCATATAAATAA
- a CDS encoding restriction endonuclease subunit S — translation MNSQILLPQKNNEIDFEFIESFVAELEAQRFSELEAYLNVTGLKDYKLKDVEISAIDNLKKVKWQELKIGDYFERVKTKKLPYKAKKLPKEPTGEYILPVLTSSFMNQGLNYFAPKTGATIIKNVISIPSNSDVYRSYYQSREFSVLSDAYAIEWKDKNKNLSPNVYLFFVSCINKVTDLPIYSYKNKLGGWDVVKNKYIKFPVDKNGEIDFTFMENLMQALKKLSMKDIIIYLDQKINDMKLDIAR, via the coding sequence TTGAATTCACAAATTTTACTTCCTCAAAAAAACAATGAAATAGATTTTGAGTTTATAGAATCCTTTGTCGCCGAACTGGAAGCTCAGCGTTTCTCCGAGCTAGAAGCTTATCTAAATGTTACAGGATTAAAAGATTATAAACTAAAGGATGTAGAAATAAGTGCAATAGATAATTTAAAGAAAGTTAAGTGGCAAGAACTTAAAATAGGAGATTATTTTGAAAGAGTAAAAACAAAGAAATTACCATATAAAGCAAAGAAATTGCCTAAAGAACCTACAGGAGAGTATATTCTTCCCGTTTTAACTTCAAGCTTTATGAATCAAGGCTTAAATTATTTTGCACCTAAGACAGGTGCCACTATAATAAAAAATGTTATTTCTATCCCATCTAATAGCGATGTATATAGATCGTACTATCAGTCTAGAGAATTTTCAGTATTGTCAGATGCCTATGCTATTGAATGGAAAGATAAAAATAAAAATTTAAGCCCTAATGTTTATTTGTTTTTTGTATCTTGTATAAATAAAGTTACTGATTTGCCTATATATTCATATAAAAACAAATTAGGTGGTTGGGATGTAGTTAAAAATAAATATATCAAATTTCCAGTAGATAAAAATGGAGAAATTGACTTTACATTTATGGAAAATTTAATGCAAGCTCTAAAAAAACTATCTATGAAAGATATTATAATATATTTAGATCAAAAAATTAACGATATGAAATTAGATATAGCTAGGTGA
- a CDS encoding tyrosine-type recombinase/integrase produces MSEKRRDNKGRILKTGESQRKDGRYLYKYIDSFGEPQFVYSWKLVATDRVPAGKRDCISLREKIAELQKDIHDGIDVVGKKMTLCQLYAKQNAQRPKVRKNTETGRKYLMDILKKDKLGVRSIDSIKPSDAKEWAIRMSENGYAYQTINNYKRSLKASFYIAIQDDCVRKNPFDFQLKAVLDDDTVPKTVLTEEQEEKLLAFAKADKTYSKNYDEILILLKTGLRISEFGGLTLPDLDFENRLVNIDHQLLRDTEIGYYIETPKTKSGERQVPMVEEAYQAFKRVLANRKNDKRVEIDGYSDFLFLNRKNYPKVASDYNGMMKGLVKKYNKYNEDKLPHITPHSLRHTFCTNYANAGMNPKALQYIMGHANIAMTLNYYAHATFDSAMAEMKRLNKEKQQERLVA; encoded by the coding sequence ATGTCAGAAAAAAGACGTGACAATAAAGGTCGAATCTTAAAGACTGGAGAGAGCCAACGAAAAGACGGAAGATACTTATACAAATATATAGATTCATTTGGAGAACCGCAATTTGTTTACTCGTGGAAACTTGTGGCTACAGACCGAGTACCAGCAGGAAAGCGTGATTGTATCTCACTTAGAGAGAAAATCGCAGAGTTACAGAAAGACATTCATGATGGTATTGATGTTGTAGGAAAGAAAATGACACTCTGCCAGCTTTACGCAAAACAGAACGCTCAAAGACCAAAGGTTAGAAAAAACACTGAAACTGGACGCAAATATCTTATGGATATTTTGAAGAAAGACAAGTTAGGTGTAAGAAGTATTGACAGTATTAAGCCATCAGACGCTAAAGAATGGGCTATTAGAATGAGTGAAAATGGTTATGCTTATCAAACCATCAATAACTACAAACGTTCTTTAAAGGCTTCATTCTATATTGCTATACAAGATGATTGTGTTCGGAAGAATCCATTTGACTTTCAACTGAAAGCAGTTCTTGATGATGATACTGTCCCTAAGACCGTACTAACAGAAGAACAGGAAGAAAAACTGTTAGCCTTTGCAAAAGCTGATAAAACCTACAGCAAAAATTATGATGAAATTCTGATACTCTTAAAAACAGGTCTTCGTATTTCAGAGTTTGGTGGTTTGACACTTCCAGATTTAGATTTTGAGAATCGTCTTGTCAATATAGACCATCAGCTATTGAGAGATACTGAAATTGGGTACTACATTGAAACACCAAAGACCAAAAGTGGCGAACGTCAAGTTCCTATGGTTGAAGAAGCCTATCAAGCATTTAAGCGAGTGTTAGCGAATCGAAAGAATGATAAGCGTGTTGAGATTGATGGATATAGTGATTTCCTCTTTCTTAATAGAAAGAACTATCCAAAAGTGGCAAGTGATTACAACGGCATGATGAAAGGTCTTGTTAAGAAATACAATAAGTATAACGAGGATAAATTGCCACACATCACTCCACATAGTTTGCGACATACATTCTGTACCAACTATGCAAATGCAGGAATGAATCCAAAGGCATTACAGTACATTATGGGACATGCTAATATAGCCATGACGCTGAACTATTACGCACATGCAACATTCGATTCTGCAATGGCAGAAATGAAACGCTTGAATAAAGAGAAGCAACAGGAGCGTCTTGTTGCTTAG
- a CDS encoding excisionase, protein MKQTDIPIWERYTLTIEEASKYFRIGENKLRRLAEENKNANWLIMNGNRIQIKRKQFEKIIDTLDAI, encoded by the coding sequence ATGAAGCAGACTGACATTCCTATTTGGGAACGTTATACCCTAACCATTGAAGAAGCGTCAAAATATTTTCGTATTGGCGAAAACAAGCTACGACGCTTGGCAGAGGAAAATAAAAATGCAAATTGGCTGATTATGAATGGCAATCGTATTCAGATTAAACGAAAACAATTTGAAAAAATTATAGATACATTGGACGCAATCTAG
- a CDS encoding helix-turn-helix domain-containing protein produces the protein MKTQYPMIPFPLIVKATDGDTEAINQILHHYRGYITKRSLRLMKDEYGNQSMVVDEVLRGRMETRLITKILSFEIK, from the coding sequence ATGAAAACACAATATCCTATGATTCCCTTTCCTCTCATTGTAAAGGCAACAGATGGCGATACCGAAGCGATTAACCAGATTCTACATCATTACAGAGGGTACATAACGAAGCGTTCCCTACGACTTATGAAAGATGAATATGGCAATCAAAGTATGGTCGTTGATGAAGTCTTACGTGGAAGAATGGAAACCAGACTGATTACAAAGATTTTGTCATTTGAAATTAAGTAA
- a CDS encoding sigma-70 family RNA polymerase sigma factor — MKPSSFQTTIENQFDYICKRAMEDERKNYMLYLSRIAKREVSFSDVGDYLVSQFATTDNYSTDFQIFTLNGLSVGVENDLLSEALRELPDKKREILLLFYFMDMSDSEIADLLKLNRSTVYRHRTSGLALIKKFMEEFEE, encoded by the coding sequence ATGAAACCATCTTCTTTTCAGACCACAATAGAAAATCAGTTTGACTATATCTGTAAACGTGCTATGGAAGACGAGCGAAAGAATTATATGCTTTATCTTTCAAGGATTGCAAAGCGTGAGGTGTCCTTTTCGGATGTTGGCGATTATCTTGTTAGCCAGTTTGCGACAACAGATAACTATTCAACTGACTTTCAGATTTTTACACTCAATGGGTTATCAGTAGGCGTTGAAAATGATTTGTTGAGTGAAGCATTACGTGAGTTGCCAGACAAGAAACGTGAAATTCTACTGCTGTTTTACTTTATGGACATGAGCGATTCAGAAATTGCAGACCTGTTGAAATTGAACCGTTCTACTGTCTATCGGCATAGAACCAGTGGACTAGCCTTAATTAAAAAGTTTATGGAGGAATTTGAAGAATGA
- a CDS encoding helix-turn-helix transcriptional regulator, protein MRKKEDKYDFRAFGLAIKEARLKRGLTREQVGALIEIDPRYLTNIENKGQHPSIQVLYDLVSLLHVSVDEFFLPANNLVKSTRRLQIEKYMDSFTDKELSLMESLASGINEARNIED, encoded by the coding sequence ATGCGTAAAAAAGAAGATAAATATGATTTTAGAGCCTTTGGTTTAGCCATTAAAGAAGCTCGATTGAAACGAGGTTTAACTCGTGAACAAGTGGGAGCATTGATTGAAATTGACCCACGGTACTTAACTAATATTGAAAATAAAGGGCAACACCCCAGCATACAAGTTCTTTATGACCTTGTATCGTTACTTCATGTTTCCGTTGATGAATTTTTCTTACCTGCTAATAACTTGGTAAAAAGCACCCGACGATTACAGATAGAGAAATACATGGATAGCTTTACAGACAAAGAACTATCCTTAATGGAATCTTTAGCCAGCGGTATCAACGAAGCAAGAAACATCGAAGACTAA
- a CDS encoding cysteine-rich KTR domain-containing protein, with amino-acid sequence MINYKWILCPVCGNKTRLKIREDTELKKFPLYCPKCRQENLIEIKQFKVTVITEPDAKTQSR; translated from the coding sequence ATTATAAACTACAAGTGGATATTGTGTCCTGTATGTGGAAATAAAACACGATTAAAGATAAGGGAAGATACTGAATTAAAAAAATTCCCCCTCTATTGTCCGAAATGCAGACAAGAAAATTTAATTGAAATAAAGCAGTTCAAAGTAACTGTGATTACAGAGCCAGACGCAAAGACGCAGAGCCGATAA